A genomic segment from Janibacter sp. DB-40 encodes:
- the truB gene encoding tRNA pseudouridine(55) synthase TruB translates to MSDGLVVVDKPAGWSSHDVVARSRRLYGTRKVGHAGTLDPMATGVLVLGVGRGTKLLTFLVGADKAYTATIRLGQATITDDAEGEVTATGGVAGLDRHALEAAISRLTGDIEQVPSAVSAIKVKGERSYARVRAGEDVELPARPVTVTRFDLLDVREASAESMTGPGGVVGVLDVDVEVEVSSGTYVRALARDLGADLGSHGHLTALRRTRVGGLTLAHAHTLESLTALRDDGTEPADMPMTPLADAARAALVQRELTAEQARSLGFGQRIPSAQPGREEPVGAFAPDGSLVAVLDETRPTARAHVVFAPASS, encoded by the coding sequence GTGAGCGACGGACTGGTCGTCGTCGACAAGCCTGCCGGCTGGTCGAGCCACGACGTCGTCGCCCGCAGCCGTCGGCTGTACGGCACTCGCAAGGTCGGTCACGCCGGCACCCTCGACCCGATGGCCACCGGCGTCCTCGTCCTCGGGGTCGGCCGGGGCACCAAGCTGCTCACCTTCCTCGTCGGCGCCGACAAGGCCTACACGGCCACGATCCGTCTCGGACAGGCGACGATCACCGACGACGCCGAGGGCGAGGTCACGGCCACCGGTGGGGTGGCCGGCCTCGACCGGCACGCGCTGGAGGCGGCGATCTCCCGGCTCACCGGGGACATCGAGCAGGTGCCGAGCGCCGTCAGCGCCATCAAGGTCAAGGGCGAGCGGTCCTACGCCCGGGTGCGTGCGGGGGAGGACGTCGAGCTGCCGGCCCGTCCGGTGACCGTCACCCGCTTCGACCTGCTCGACGTGCGCGAGGCGAGCGCGGAGAGCATGACCGGGCCCGGCGGTGTCGTCGGTGTCCTCGACGTCGACGTCGAGGTGGAGGTCTCCTCGGGTACGTACGTGCGCGCGCTCGCCCGCGACCTGGGCGCCGACCTGGGCTCCCACGGCCACCTGACCGCCCTTCGTCGCACCCGCGTCGGTGGCCTGACCCTGGCCCACGCACACACCCTGGAGTCGCTGACCGCCCTGCGTGACGACGGCACCGAGCCGGCGGACATGCCCATGACGCCCCTGGCCGACGCCGCCCGCGCGGCACTCGTCCAGCGAGAGCTGACCGCCGAGCAGGCGCGCTCGCTCGGCTTCGGGCAGCGGATCCCCAGCGCCCAGCCGGGCCGGGAGGAGCCCGTGGGGGCCTTCGCCCCGGACGGCTCGCTCGTCGCCGTGCTCGACGAGACCCGTCCCACGGCGCGTGCCCACGTCGTCTTCGCGCCGGCCAGTTCGTAG
- a CDS encoding bifunctional riboflavin kinase/FAD synthetase — MQQWTSPSDTPSQLKPCVATFGNFDGVHRGHRAILDELVRQGRERELPVVVVTFDPHPVEVMHPERAPELIAPGSLRDDFLRQAGIDGVLVLPFTAEFAQTSAVDYVVDTFVTGLGAAALVVGADTKGFGAGYTGDVSLIRELGEQHGFDVVVIEDQGDDERWSSSAVRTHLAAGEVEAAAEILDRPHRVVGTVVHGHHRGRDLGYPTANLGSDTLGLVPSDGVYAGWLTRLDLPEGSADRRLPAAISVGTNPTFDGQVRVVESYVLDRTDLDLYGELVAVDFVGHVRPTLRFDSIDELLEAMARDVDTTRAILAP; from the coding sequence GTGCAGCAATGGACATCCCCGAGTGACACCCCGTCGCAGCTGAAGCCGTGCGTGGCGACCTTCGGCAACTTCGACGGGGTGCACCGCGGTCACCGCGCGATCCTCGACGAGCTGGTCCGCCAGGGCCGCGAGCGCGAGCTGCCGGTCGTCGTCGTCACCTTCGACCCCCACCCCGTCGAGGTGATGCACCCCGAGCGCGCGCCCGAGCTGATCGCCCCGGGCAGTCTGCGCGACGACTTCCTGCGGCAGGCGGGCATCGACGGGGTGCTCGTCCTGCCCTTCACCGCGGAGTTCGCCCAGACCTCCGCCGTCGACTACGTCGTCGACACCTTCGTCACCGGTCTCGGCGCCGCTGCCCTCGTCGTCGGGGCCGACACCAAGGGCTTCGGCGCCGGCTACACCGGGGACGTCTCGCTGATCCGCGAGCTCGGGGAGCAGCACGGCTTCGACGTGGTCGTCATCGAGGACCAGGGCGACGACGAGCGCTGGTCCTCGTCCGCGGTGCGCACCCACCTGGCCGCTGGTGAGGTGGAGGCCGCCGCCGAGATCCTCGACCGTCCGCACCGGGTCGTCGGGACGGTCGTGCACGGCCACCACCGCGGCCGCGACCTCGGCTACCCGACCGCGAACCTCGGCAGCGACACCCTCGGCCTCGTGCCGAGCGACGGCGTCTACGCCGGCTGGCTCACCCGCCTCGACCTGCCCGAGGGGAGCGCGGACCGGCGCCTGCCCGCCGCGATCTCGGTGGGCACCAACCCGACCTTCGACGGGCAGGTGCGCGTCGTCGAGTCCTACGTCCTCGACCGCACGGACCTCGACCTCTACGGCGAGCTGGTCGCCGTCGACTTCGTCGGCCACGTGCGCCCGACCCTGCGCTTCGACTCGATCGACGAGCTGCTCGAGGCCATGGCCCGGGACGTCGACACGACACGGGCGATCCTGGCGCCGTGA
- a CDS encoding FtsW/RodA/SpoVE family cell cycle protein: MTARRRGWDLAGLLRSDLVLVAAALTASGLGALLVHSATRAEVGSAYLVRHLLNLAIGVAIALVAVRLDRSMLRALAPVVYLAGILGLVLVLTPLGVEVNGSRSWIRVPGGFSLQPSELAKVGLCVALPMLLAPAAERRQRPRPREILLAGLVTGVPVLLVMAQPDLGSALVLVALALGVLVISGAAWPWLLAVLVAGVAAVVTAFTTPVLSPYQRDRLTAFLDQGTDPQGIGYQTRQVRAAISEGGWGGQGLHSGELTSAGAIPFQETDFIFSVAGEELGFVGAAFVIGLLGLVVARIALAGTRSVDPFVQLVCWGVAAWFAVQSVENIGMNLGLLPVTGLPLPFLSYGGSSMFACWAAVGIVIAVTTEHRGRPGQHTRTRDLVHQRPA, encoded by the coding sequence GTGACCGCGCGGAGGCGCGGCTGGGACCTCGCCGGTCTGCTGCGCTCCGACCTCGTGCTCGTCGCGGCCGCGCTGACCGCCTCGGGCCTGGGGGCCCTGCTGGTGCACTCCGCGACGCGGGCCGAGGTCGGCTCGGCCTACCTCGTGCGGCATCTGCTCAACCTCGCCATCGGGGTGGCCATCGCCCTCGTCGCCGTCCGGTTGGACCGCTCGATGCTGCGCGCCCTGGCGCCGGTGGTCTACCTCGCGGGCATCCTCGGGCTCGTCCTCGTGCTCACCCCCCTCGGCGTGGAGGTCAACGGCTCGCGCTCGTGGATCCGGGTGCCGGGGGGCTTCTCCCTCCAGCCCAGCGAGCTGGCGAAGGTCGGGCTGTGCGTCGCCCTGCCGATGCTGCTCGCCCCCGCCGCCGAACGGCGCCAACGCCCCCGCCCGCGCGAGATCCTCCTCGCGGGGCTGGTCACCGGGGTCCCGGTCCTGCTCGTCATGGCCCAGCCGGACCTCGGGTCGGCCCTGGTGCTCGTGGCGCTCGCGCTCGGTGTGCTCGTCATCTCCGGGGCCGCGTGGCCGTGGCTGCTCGCCGTCCTCGTCGCCGGTGTCGCCGCCGTGGTGACGGCGTTCACCACGCCCGTGCTCAGCCCGTACCAGCGCGACCGGCTCACCGCCTTCCTCGACCAGGGGACGGATCCGCAGGGGATCGGGTACCAGACCCGGCAGGTGCGGGCCGCGATCTCCGAGGGCGGCTGGGGCGGACAGGGCCTGCACTCGGGCGAGCTGACGAGCGCGGGCGCCATCCCCTTCCAGGAGACCGACTTCATCTTCTCGGTGGCGGGCGAGGAGCTCGGCTTCGTCGGCGCCGCCTTCGTCATCGGCCTCCTCGGCCTCGTCGTGGCCCGGATCGCGCTCGCGGGCACCCGCAGCGTCGACCCCTTCGTCCAGCTCGTCTGCTGGGGTGTCGCGGCGTGGTTCGCCGTGCAGTCGGTGGAGAACATCGGGATGAACCTGGGCCTCCTCCCGGTGACGGGACTGCCCCTGCCCTTCCTCTCCTACGGAGGGTCGTCGATGTTCGCCTGCTGGGCGGCGGTCGGCATCGTGATCGCGGTCACGACCGAGCACCGGGGTCGACCCGGGCAACACACGCGCACAAGGGATCTGGTGCACCAGCGTCCGGCCTGA
- a CDS encoding long-chain fatty acid--CoA ligase, whose translation MPDTIPRTPADEHFDASVFEDRAPSVGHLLRQRIADTPESTAYSFPAGIAWDELTWAQLGDRVWSLAAGLVDLGVQPEDRVSLASSTRIEWVLSDYAIMAAGAATTTIYPTSISDDVAFILDNSGSKVVIAEDAEQVGKIREVRDAIPGVTHVVVIDPEGVELDDWVLTFADLEERGAARLAAEPGLVDARIDGTGPDSLATIIYTSGTTGRPKGVRLQHRTWTYQGAAIRANGMLTPEDVHYLWLPLSHVFAKVLLLIATDVGMQTAVDGRIDKIVDNLGEVRPTFMAAAPRIFEKVYAKISLGMEEEGGAKAKIFDFASRTAREYSRALSEDRKPGLVLRLKHSIADKLVFAKVRERFGGRIRFFISGSAALNQDIAHWFNGAGLQILEGYGLTETSAAATVNRPYALRVGSVGWPTPQSEIKVAEDGELLVRGEHVMEGYHDNPEATAEVLTEDGWFHTGDIGEIDERGFVKITDRKKDLFKTSNGKYVAPSLIESTFKGLCPYVGQLLVHGESRQFVTALVTLDEEAIRPWAEANGLGDASYTEIVSSLQAREMVQSYVDELNAGLNRHEQIKKFHILGRDLTVEDGELTPSLKMRRKVVADKFRGDIEEMYPS comes from the coding sequence GTGCCTGACACCATCCCCCGCACCCCCGCCGACGAGCACTTCGACGCCAGTGTGTTCGAGGACCGCGCACCGAGTGTGGGTCACCTGCTGCGGCAGCGCATCGCCGACACCCCCGAGAGCACTGCCTACTCCTTCCCGGCGGGCATCGCCTGGGACGAGTTGACCTGGGCACAGCTCGGGGACCGGGTCTGGTCGCTCGCCGCCGGCCTCGTCGACCTCGGCGTCCAGCCCGAGGACCGCGTATCCCTCGCCTCGAGCACCCGGATCGAGTGGGTGCTGAGTGATTACGCGATCATGGCCGCGGGCGCGGCGACGACGACGATCTACCCGACGTCGATCAGCGACGACGTCGCCTTCATCCTCGACAACTCCGGCTCCAAGGTGGTCATCGCCGAGGACGCGGAGCAGGTCGGCAAGATCCGCGAGGTCCGCGACGCGATCCCGGGTGTGACCCATGTCGTGGTCATCGACCCCGAGGGTGTCGAGCTGGATGACTGGGTGCTCACCTTCGCCGACCTCGAGGAGCGCGGCGCGGCTCGCCTCGCGGCGGAGCCGGGGCTCGTCGACGCCCGGATCGACGGCACCGGACCCGACTCGCTCGCGACGATCATCTACACCTCGGGCACCACCGGGCGGCCGAAGGGGGTGCGCCTGCAGCACCGGACGTGGACCTACCAGGGCGCGGCCATCCGGGCGAACGGCATGCTCACCCCGGAGGACGTGCACTACCTCTGGCTGCCCCTGTCCCACGTCTTCGCCAAGGTGCTCCTGCTCATCGCCACCGATGTCGGCATGCAGACCGCCGTCGACGGGCGCATCGACAAGATCGTCGACAACCTCGGTGAGGTCCGCCCGACCTTCATGGCGGCGGCACCGCGCATCTTCGAGAAGGTCTACGCCAAGATCTCGCTGGGCATGGAGGAGGAAGGGGGAGCGAAGGCCAAGATCTTCGACTTCGCCTCCCGGACGGCCCGGGAGTACTCCCGTGCCCTGTCCGAGGACCGCAAGCCCGGGTTGGTCCTGCGCCTGAAGCACTCCATCGCCGACAAGCTCGTCTTCGCCAAGGTGCGGGAGCGGTTCGGCGGCCGGATCCGCTTCTTCATCTCCGGCTCGGCCGCGCTCAACCAGGACATCGCGCACTGGTTCAACGGCGCCGGCCTGCAGATCCTCGAGGGCTACGGCCTCACCGAGACCTCGGCCGCGGCGACGGTCAACCGGCCCTACGCCCTGCGGGTCGGGTCCGTCGGCTGGCCCACCCCCCAGTCGGAGATCAAGGTCGCCGAGGACGGGGAGCTGCTCGTCCGCGGCGAGCACGTCATGGAGGGGTACCACGACAACCCCGAGGCGACGGCCGAGGTGCTCACGGAGGACGGTTGGTTCCACACCGGCGACATCGGCGAGATCGACGAGCGCGGCTTCGTCAAGATCACCGACCGCAAGAAGGACCTGTTCAAGACGAGCAACGGCAAGTACGTGGCGCCCTCGCTCATCGAGTCGACCTTCAAGGGCCTGTGCCCCTACGTGGGCCAGCTGCTCGTCCACGGCGAGTCGCGGCAGTTCGTCACCGCGCTGGTCACCCTCGACGAGGAGGCCATCCGGCCCTGGGCGGAGGCCAACGGCCTCGGCGACGCGAGCTACACCGAGATCGTCTCCTCGCTGCAGGCGCGCGAGATGGTCCAGTCCTACGTCGACGAGCTCAACGCCGGCCTCAACCGGCACGAGCAGATCAAGAAGTTCCACATCCTCGGCCGCGACCTCACCGTCGAGGACGGCGAGCTCACCCCGAGCCTGAAGATGCGCCGCAAGGTCGTCGCCGACAAGTTCAGGGGGGACATCGAGGAGATGTACCCGAGCTGA
- a CDS encoding TIGR03960 family B12-binding radical SAM protein — protein MSGETIFPALEPLLEKVSKPIQYVGGELNSTVKEWQVGGHGPGGEELTVRWALMYPDAYEVGVPNQGVMILYEVLNERPDALAERTYAVWPDMEALLREHGLPQFTVDGHRPVGDFDVFGLSFSTELGYTNMLTALDLAGIPLHSSERTDEHPLVIMGGHASFNPEPVADFVDAAIVGDGEEAVLAATDIIGEWKAQGRPGGRVEVLRRLAATGGVYVPAFYDVDYLPDGRIQRVVPTESGVPWRVDKHTVMDLDEWPYPKQPLVPLAESVHERMSVEIFRGCTRGCRFCQAGMITRPVRERSITGIGEMVEQGLQATGFEEVGLLSLSSADHSEIGDVAKGLADRYEGTNTGLSLPSTRVDAFNIDLANELTRNGRRSGLTFAPEGGSERIRKVINKMVTEEDLIRTVSAAYGAGWRQVKLYFMCGLPTETDEDVLQIAEVAKRVIETGREVAGHNDIRCTVSIGGFVPKPHTPFQWSPQLGAEQTDERLHKLRDAIRADKRYGRSIGFRYHDGRPGIVEGLLSRGDRRVGRVIEQVWRDGGRFDGWSEYFSYDRWMAAAEKAFEGTGVDVDWFTTREREEAEVLPWDHIDSGLDKEWLWQDWLDALDETEVEDCRWTPCFDCGVCPQMGTDIEIGPTGKQLLPLTVLGSGKESMVRS, from the coding sequence ATGAGCGGTGAGACGATCTTCCCTGCCCTCGAGCCCCTGCTCGAGAAGGTCAGCAAGCCCATCCAGTACGTCGGCGGCGAGCTGAACTCCACGGTCAAGGAGTGGCAGGTCGGCGGTCACGGGCCCGGGGGCGAGGAGCTGACCGTGCGCTGGGCCCTGATGTACCCCGACGCCTACGAGGTCGGCGTCCCCAACCAGGGCGTGATGATCCTCTACGAGGTGCTCAACGAGCGCCCGGACGCGCTCGCGGAGCGCACCTACGCCGTCTGGCCCGACATGGAGGCCCTCCTGCGGGAGCACGGCCTGCCGCAGTTCACCGTCGACGGGCACCGCCCGGTGGGTGACTTCGACGTCTTCGGCCTGAGCTTCTCCACCGAGCTCGGCTACACCAACATGCTCACCGCCCTGGACCTCGCGGGCATCCCCCTGCACAGCAGCGAGCGCACCGACGAGCACCCGCTGGTCATCATGGGTGGCCACGCCTCCTTCAACCCCGAGCCGGTGGCCGACTTCGTCGACGCCGCGATCGTCGGCGACGGCGAGGAGGCCGTGCTCGCCGCGACCGACATCATCGGAGAGTGGAAGGCGCAGGGCCGTCCCGGTGGCCGGGTCGAGGTGCTGCGTCGTCTCGCCGCGACCGGCGGCGTCTACGTGCCCGCCTTCTACGACGTCGACTACCTGCCCGACGGGCGCATCCAGCGCGTGGTGCCGACCGAGTCGGGCGTGCCGTGGCGCGTGGACAAGCACACGGTCATGGACCTGGACGAGTGGCCGTACCCGAAGCAGCCCCTCGTGCCGCTCGCGGAGTCGGTCCACGAGCGGATGAGCGTGGAGATCTTCCGCGGCTGCACCCGCGGCTGCCGCTTCTGCCAGGCGGGCATGATCACCCGACCGGTGCGCGAGCGCTCGATCACCGGTATCGGCGAGATGGTCGAGCAGGGTCTGCAGGCCACCGGCTTCGAGGAGGTGGGCCTGCTCTCGCTCTCCAGCGCCGACCACTCCGAGATCGGCGACGTGGCGAAGGGGCTCGCCGACCGCTACGAGGGCACCAACACCGGTCTGTCGCTGCCGAGCACGCGCGTGGACGCCTTCAACATCGACCTGGCCAACGAGCTGACCCGCAACGGTCGCCGGTCCGGGCTGACCTTCGCGCCCGAGGGCGGCTCGGAGCGCATCCGCAAGGTGATCAACAAGATGGTCACCGAGGAGGACCTCATCCGCACGGTCTCCGCCGCGTACGGGGCGGGCTGGCGCCAGGTGAAGCTCTACTTCATGTGCGGCCTGCCCACGGAGACCGACGAGGACGTCCTGCAGATCGCCGAGGTCGCCAAGCGCGTCATCGAGACCGGCCGCGAGGTCGCCGGCCACAACGACATCCGCTGCACCGTCTCCATCGGTGGCTTCGTGCCCAAGCCGCACACCCCCTTCCAGTGGTCGCCGCAGCTGGGCGCCGAGCAGACCGACGAGCGCCTGCACAAGCTGCGCGACGCGATCCGCGCCGACAAGCGCTACGGCCGCTCCATCGGGTTCCGCTACCACGACGGCCGGCCGGGCATCGTCGAGGGGCTGCTCTCGCGCGGTGACCGCCGCGTCGGTCGGGTCATCGAGCAGGTGTGGCGCGACGGTGGTCGCTTCGACGGCTGGAGCGAGTACTTCTCCTACGACCGCTGGATGGCCGCGGCGGAGAAGGCCTTCGAGGGCACCGGCGTCGACGTCGACTGGTTCACCACCCGTGAGCGCGAGGAGGCCGAGGTCCTGCCCTGGGACCACATCGACTCCGGGCTGGACAAGGAGTGGCTCTGGCAGGACTGGCTGGACGCCCTCGACGAGACCGAGGTCGAGGACTGCCGCTGGACCCCGTGCTTCGACTGCGGTGTCTGCCCGCAGATGGGCACCGACATCGAGATCGGCCCCACGGGCAAGCAGCTGCTGCCGCTGACCGTCCTCGGCTCCGGCAAGGAGTCGATGGTGCGCTCCTGA